From the Buteo buteo chromosome 1, bButBut1.hap1.1, whole genome shotgun sequence genome, one window contains:
- the NKX3-2 gene encoding homeobox protein Nkx-3.2 produces MAVRGGNALTPFSIQAILNKKEERARHAAGRPPAPGAAGGWRLCGAAEGPPLPSPAAAAARAPAPRTPAGWDSDSALSEDPEGERRSEEEGAGGSARTAEDAGGGRPAAAEEEAQPPEAAERDAAGLSDSEMSAAVSDRSPPEEEDGAGKCGNLLPGEEEAAAPKPRKKRSRAAFSHAQVFELERRFNHQRYLSGPERADLAASLKLTETQVKIWFQNRRYKTKRRQMAADLLAAAPAAKKVAVKVLVRDDQRQYHPGEVLRPPSLLSLQPSYYYPYYCLPGWALSTCAAAAGTQ; encoded by the exons aTGGCCGTCCGCGGCGGCAACGCCCTGACGCCTTTCTCCATCCAGGCCATCCTCAACAAGAAGGAGGAGCGCGCCCGCcacgcggcggggcggccgccggccccgggggcggccggcggATGGCGGCTGTGCGGCGCCGCCGAGGGCCCGCCGCTcccctcgcccgccgccgccgccgcccgcgcccctGCCCCGCGGACGCCGGCGGGCTGGGACTCGGACTCCGCGCTCAGCGAGGACCCCGAGGGCGAGCGGCGCTCCGAGGAGGAGGGCGCCGGCGGCAGCGCCCGCACCGCCGAGGacgcgggcggggggcggccggcggcggcggaggaggaggcgcAGCCCCCGGAGGCGGCGGAGCGGGACGCCGCCGGCCTCAGTGACAGCGAGATGTCGGCCGCCGTCTCCG ATCGCAGCCCcccggaggaggaggacggaGCGGGCAAGTGCGGGAATCTGCTgccgggggaggaggaggcggcggcgccgAAGCCGCGGAAGAAGCGCTCCCGCGCGGCCTTTTCCCACGCGCAGGTCTTCGAGCTGGAGCGGCGCTTCAACCACCAGCGGTACCTGTCGGGGCCCGAGCGGGCCGACCTGGCCGCCTCGCTGAAGCTCACCGAGACGCAGGTGAAGATCTGGTTCCAGAACCGGCGCTACAAGACCAAGCGGCGGCAGATGGCCGCCGACCTCCtggccgccgcccccgccgccaaGAAGGTGGCCGTCAAGGTGCTGGTGCGCGACGACCAGAGACAGTACCACCCCGGCGAGGTGCTGCGGCCGCCCTCGCTGCtttccctccagccctcctACTACTACCCCTACTACTGCCTGCCCGGGTGGGCTCTGTCCACCTGCGCCGCAGCCGCCGGCACCCAGTGA